In Dermacentor variabilis isolate Ectoservices chromosome 11, ASM5094787v1, whole genome shotgun sequence, one genomic interval encodes:
- the LOC142563809 gene encoding uncharacterized protein LOC142563809 — MNALVCTVFVSALLGSALSGFVGGGGGAGGLGGGYGGGGYGGYGGYGGGGLGAGGLGGYGGGLGVGGLGGGGAGVGVGSSVVLLSGGAAGASKAVAGPAFLVRTVHHVSQVHGGGAIVAHSGLGGVGGGAGVGGFGAGGLGGGVGLGGGYGGAGGLGGGYGGGYGGGYGGGAGGGVVGKLLLVKHHK; from the exons ATGAACGCACTG GTTTGCACCGTCTTCGTCAGCGCCCTACTGGGCAGCGCTCTCAGCGGATTCgtcggcggtggtggcggcgctGGAGGCCTCGGAGGGGGCTATGGTGGTGGCGGCTATGGAGGCTACGGAGGCTACGGCGGAGGAGGCCTTGGCGCCGGCGGCCTCGGAGGCTACGGTGGAGGTTTGGGCGTCGGTGGTCTCGGAGGAGGTGGCGCAGGTGTGGGTGTCGGCAGCAGCGTTGTCCTCCTGAGCGGTGGCGCGGCGGGTGCCAGCAAAGCCGTGGCCGGACCGGCGTTCTTGGTGCGCACGGTGCATCACGTCTCCCAGGTTCACGGCGGCGGTGCCATTGTGGCCCACTCGGGTCTCGGAGGCGTCGGAGGAGGCGCCGGCGTGGGAGGCTTCGGAGCCGGTGGTCTCGGAGGAGGCGTTGGCCTCGGAGGAGGTTACGGAGGAGCCGGAGGCCTCGGCGGAGGATACGGTGGGGGCTACGGCGGAGGCTATGGTGGCGGCGCCGGCGGTGGAGTCGTCGGCAAGCTGCTGCTCGTCAAGCACCACAAATAA